In the Malania oleifera isolate guangnan ecotype guangnan chromosome 1, ASM2987363v1, whole genome shotgun sequence genome, one interval contains:
- the LOC131156067 gene encoding probable protein phosphatase 2C 60: MLSRLMNFLSACWRPSSDGYIHTGSDAAGRQDGLLWYKDSGQHLTGEFSMAVVQANNLLEDQSQIESGCLSLLDSGPYGTFVGIYDGHGGPETARYINDNLFQHLKRFTSEQQSMSVDVIRKAFQATEEGFLSLVTKQWPMKPQIAAVGSCCLVGVICSGILYVANLGDSRAVLGRLVKATGEVLAVQLSAEHNVSIESVRQEMHSLHPDDSHIVVLKHNVWRVKGLIQVSRSIGDVYLKKAEFNREPLYVKFRLREPFKRPILSSEPSISTHPLQPHDQFLIFASDGLWEHLSNQEAVDMVQNNPRSGSARRLVKAALQEAAKKREMRYSDLKKIDRGVRRHFHDDITVVVVFLDSNLVSRASSIKGPNLSVRGGGINLSAKTLAPCSTPTELGTS; the protein is encoded by the exons ATGTTATCAAGGTTGATGAACTTTCTGAGTGCCTGCTGGCGGCCATCATCCGATGGTTACATCCACACGGGTTCAGATGCAGCTGGACGGCAAGATGGGCTCCTTTGGTACAAAGACTCTGGGCAGCACTTGACTGGTGAATTCTCAATGGCCGTAGTTCAGGCCAACAATTTGCTTGAGGACCAAAGCCAGATTGAGTCGGGATGCTTGAGCTTGCTTGATTCGGGTCCATATGGCACTTTTGTTGGAATATATGATGGTCATGGTGGGCCTGAGACAGCGCGTTACATCAATGATAACCTTTTCCAGCATCTCAAGA GGTTCACCTCAGAGCAGCAGTCAATGTCAGTGGATGTGATCCGGAAAGCTTTTCAAGCAACAGAAGAGGGGTTTTTATCTCTTGTTACTAAACAGTGGCCAATGAAACCACAGATTGCAGCTGTTGGATCTTGCTGCCTTGTTGGTGTGATCTGCAGTGGTATTCTGTATGTTGCCAACCTTGGTGATTCCCGGGCTGTTCTTGGGAGGCTTGTCAAAGCAACTGGAGAGGTTCTTGCAGTCCAGTTGTCTGCAGAACATAATGTGAGCATAGAGTCCGTGAGACAGGAGATGCATTCTTTACACCCAGATGACTCACACATTGTAGTTTTAAAGCATAATGTTTGGCGCGTAAAGGGATTGATACAG GTTTCTAGATCTATTGGTGATGTATATTTAAAAAAAGCTGAATTCAACAGGGAGCCTTTGTATGTGAAGTTTCGCCTTCGTGAGCCTTTCAAAAGGCCAATATTGAGCTCCGAACCATCAATTTCTACACATCCACTCCAACCACATGATCAATTCCTCATATTTGCTTCTGATGGGCTTTGGGAGCACCTTAGCAATCAGGAAGCAGTTGATATGGTCCAAAATAATCCACGCAGC GGATCTGCACGGAGGCTTGTGAAGGCCGCTCTGCAGGAAGCcgcaaagaaaagggaaatgagATACTCTGATTTGAAGAAGATTGATCGTGGGGTGCGCCGTCATTTCCATGATGACATTACTGTTGTTGTAGTATTTCTAGACTCGAATCTTGTGAGTAGAGCCAGCTCCATCAAGGGCCCCAATTTGTCCGTGAGAGGGGGTGGCATCAATCTATCTGCAAAAACCTTAGCTCCTTGTTCCACGCCCACAGAACTTGGTACTTCCTGA